The following are encoded together in the Pseudomonas sediminis genome:
- a CDS encoding DUF4394 domain-containing protein: protein MKRITTLCTASLLTLSAGAASATELLALSADGKLFKVDVASLKVTASMAVSGASDLRGLDVRPASGQLYALSGTDQLYTLDATSGKATAGSKLQTALSGSGQAVVDFNPVADRLRLLGPDGTSLRVNVDTGEVAVDGKVAYATDGPYAGKQPKVVAGAYTNAYAGTQSTALYNIDLASSSLMLQNPPNDGVQQLVGKVADGLKAAALDIASDGKGGNTAYVLTGKTLHQLDLTSGKPTTLGDVADLPDGIIDIAVLPAK, encoded by the coding sequence ATGAAACGCATCACTACCCTTTGCACCGCCAGCCTGCTGACCCTGAGCGCAGGTGCCGCCAGCGCCACCGAACTGCTCGCACTAAGCGCCGATGGCAAGCTGTTCAAGGTCGATGTCGCCAGCCTCAAGGTCACCGCCAGCATGGCGGTCAGTGGCGCCAGCGACCTGCGCGGCCTGGATGTGCGTCCGGCCAGCGGTCAGCTCTACGCCCTCAGCGGTACCGATCAGCTCTACACCCTGGACGCCACAAGCGGTAAAGCAACTGCAGGTAGCAAGCTGCAAACTGCGCTGTCCGGCAGCGGCCAGGCGGTGGTCGATTTCAACCCGGTGGCCGACCGCCTGCGCCTGCTCGGCCCGGACGGCACCAGCCTGCGGGTAAACGTCGATACCGGTGAAGTGGCCGTAGACGGCAAAGTCGCCTACGCCACCGACGGCCCCTACGCCGGCAAGCAGCCCAAGGTGGTCGCCGGTGCCTACACCAATGCCTATGCCGGTACGCAGAGCACGGCGCTGTACAACATCGACCTGGCCAGCAGCAGCCTGATGCTGCAGAACCCACCAAACGATGGCGTGCAGCAACTGGTCGGCAAGGTCGCCGATGGCCTCAAGGCAGCTGCACTGGATATCGCCAGCGACGGCAAGGGTGGCAACACCGCCTACGTATTGACCGGCAAGACCCTGCACCAGCTGGATCTGACCAGCGGCAAGCCCACCACCCTGGGCGACGTCGCCGATCTGCCGGACGGCATCATCGACATCGCCGTGCTGCCCGCGAAGTAA